From one Streptomyces sp. CA-210063 genomic stretch:
- a CDS encoding putative quinol monooxygenase — MFDLIVIIRVPDPAGIPAVADALTRMRPLCLAEEGCVAWEAYQSHDDPGRFVLVERWETREVWELHGDGEAIQKIYVPEIMPRIEREVHSSRPLRPVAGADAVPNVAAG; from the coding sequence ATGTTCGATCTGATCGTCATCATCCGCGTCCCGGACCCCGCCGGGATCCCGGCGGTCGCGGACGCCCTCACCCGCATGCGGCCCCTCTGCCTCGCCGAGGAGGGCTGTGTCGCCTGGGAGGCGTACCAGTCGCACGACGACCCCGGCCGCTTCGTGCTGGTCGAACGCTGGGAGACCCGCGAGGTCTGGGAGCTTCACGGCGACGGCGAGGCCATCCAGAAGATCTACGTCCCGGAGATCATGCCGCGCATCGAACGGGAGGTGCATTCCAGCCGTCCCCTGCGCCCGGTCGCCGGCGCGGACGCCGTCCCGAATGTCGCGGCGGGATGA
- a CDS encoding ABC transporter ATP-binding protein has product MREEREKPGAGGDGWARRLAGYAWRYPKGVILALGSSLAGMALMALVPLITKVIIDDVIGDKTRDMAPWAAALIGSALLVYVFTYIRRYYGGRLALDVQHDLRTEMYGTITRLDGRRQDELSTGQVVGRATSDLQLIQGLLFMLPMTIGNFLLFLISLVIMAWLSLPLTLVALAVAPALWWIAERSRTKLHPATWYAQAQAAAVAGVVDGAVSGVRVVKGFGQEEQETGKLREVGRRLFAGRLRTIRFNSRYTPALQSVPALGQVAMLALGGWLAVRGHITLGTFVAFSTYLAQLVGPVRMLALVLTVGQQARAGTERVLELIDTEPSLSDGTKTLPADAPATVEFDDVSFGYHDERPVLNGLSFEIRPGETLAVVGSSGSGKSTVSLLLPRFYDVTRGAVLIGGHDVRELTFDSLRAAIGLVPEDSFLFSDTVRNNIAYGRPDATDEQIETAARAAQADRFIADLPDGYATKVGEHGLTLSGGQRQRIALARAILTDPRLLVLDDATSAVDARVEHEIHEALKHVMEGRTTLLIAHRRSTLGLADRIAVLDEGRLADIGTHEELERRSALYRRLLTDPDELGGVSPGHIPPTSLAKSDDTPVRDSIRDELDAEFDAERGITPRLWTGDREPRDTAFDGTPATPELLAQVEALPPATDTPGIDEARAVAPEESYGLRRLLRGFGLPLLISLGLVAVDAGMGLLLPVLIRHGIDQGVSQAALGAVWAASLLGLLAVLAQWAAQIGEMRMTGRTGERVLYSLRLKIFAQLQRLGLDYYERELTGRIMTRMTTDVDALSTFLQTGLVTAFVSVVTFFGIMVALVVIDVQLALVVFATLPPLIVCTVFFRRASVKAYELARERVSVVNADLQESVSGLRIVQAFRRERDGGRRFAAGSDSYRQARVHGQWLISLYFPFVQFLSSAAAAAVLVVGAHRVDAGTLTTGALVAYLLYIDLFFAPVQQLSQVFDGYQQATVSLGRIQELLQEPTSTKAADEPLEVLSLRGDIAFEDVDFAYGDDEEALSGVALTIPAGQTVAFVGETGAGKSTLVKLVARFYDPTGGRVTVDGTDLRDLDITSYRHRLGVVPQEAYLFQGTIRDAIAYGRPDATDAQVEAAARAVGAHDMIATLEGGYLHEVAERGRNLSAGQRQLIALARAELVNPDILLLDEATAALDLATEAQVNHATDRLAGRRTTLVVAHRLTTAARADRVVVMDHGRVTEDGTHDELLARGGRYAELWRTFVGEPVLRP; this is encoded by the coding sequence CTGCGAGAGGAACGTGAGAAGCCCGGTGCCGGAGGCGACGGCTGGGCCCGCAGGCTCGCCGGATACGCCTGGCGGTACCCCAAGGGCGTGATCCTCGCCCTCGGCTCGTCCCTCGCGGGCATGGCCCTGATGGCCCTCGTCCCCCTGATCACCAAGGTGATCATCGACGACGTCATCGGGGACAAGACCCGGGACATGGCCCCCTGGGCGGCCGCCCTGATCGGCTCCGCCCTGCTCGTCTACGTCTTCACCTATATCCGCCGCTACTACGGCGGCCGCCTCGCCCTCGACGTCCAGCACGACCTCCGTACGGAGATGTACGGGACGATCACCCGGCTCGACGGCCGCCGCCAGGACGAGCTGTCCACCGGCCAGGTCGTCGGCCGTGCGACCAGCGATCTCCAGCTGATCCAGGGCCTGCTCTTCATGCTGCCGATGACCATCGGCAACTTCCTGCTGTTCCTGATCTCCCTCGTGATCATGGCGTGGCTGTCCCTGCCGCTCACGCTCGTCGCCCTCGCCGTCGCCCCCGCCCTGTGGTGGATCGCCGAGCGCAGCCGCACCAAGCTGCACCCGGCCACCTGGTACGCCCAGGCCCAGGCCGCCGCCGTCGCGGGCGTCGTCGACGGCGCCGTCAGTGGCGTACGCGTGGTGAAGGGGTTCGGACAGGAGGAGCAGGAGACCGGGAAACTGCGCGAAGTGGGCCGCCGGCTCTTCGCGGGGCGGCTCCGCACCATCCGTTTCAACTCCAGGTACACCCCCGCCCTCCAGTCCGTCCCCGCCCTCGGCCAGGTCGCCATGCTGGCGCTCGGCGGCTGGCTGGCCGTCCGGGGCCACATCACCCTCGGCACGTTCGTCGCCTTCTCCACCTACCTCGCCCAGCTGGTCGGCCCCGTCCGCATGCTCGCCCTGGTCCTCACCGTCGGCCAGCAGGCCCGCGCCGGCACCGAGCGCGTCCTGGAGCTGATCGACACCGAGCCGAGCCTCAGCGACGGCACGAAGACCCTCCCGGCGGACGCCCCCGCGACCGTCGAGTTCGACGACGTGTCCTTCGGCTACCACGATGAGCGCCCCGTCCTGAACGGCCTCAGCTTCGAGATCCGCCCCGGCGAGACCCTCGCCGTCGTCGGCTCCTCCGGCTCCGGCAAGTCGACCGTCTCTCTCCTTCTCCCGCGCTTCTACGACGTCACACGCGGCGCCGTCCTCATCGGCGGCCACGACGTCCGCGAGCTGACCTTCGACTCGCTGCGCGCCGCGATCGGCCTGGTCCCCGAGGACTCCTTCCTCTTCTCCGACACGGTCCGCAACAACATCGCGTACGGCCGCCCGGACGCGACCGACGAGCAGATCGAGACCGCCGCCCGCGCCGCCCAGGCCGACCGCTTCATCGCCGACCTGCCCGACGGCTACGCCACCAAGGTCGGCGAACACGGCCTCACCCTCTCCGGCGGCCAGCGCCAGCGCATCGCCCTGGCCCGCGCGATCCTCACCGACCCGCGCCTGCTCGTCCTCGACGACGCGACCTCGGCGGTGGACGCCCGTGTGGAGCACGAGATCCACGAGGCGCTGAAGCACGTCATGGAGGGCCGCACCACCCTCCTCATCGCCCACCGCCGTTCCACCCTCGGCCTCGCCGACCGCATCGCCGTCCTCGACGAGGGCCGCCTCGCCGACATCGGCACCCACGAGGAACTGGAACGCCGCTCCGCCCTCTACCGCCGTCTGCTCACCGACCCGGACGAGCTGGGCGGCGTCTCGCCCGGCCACATCCCGCCGACCTCCCTGGCCAAGTCCGACGACACCCCCGTACGCGACTCGATACGGGACGAGCTGGACGCCGAGTTCGACGCCGAGCGCGGGATCACGCCCCGCCTGTGGACCGGCGACCGGGAGCCCCGCGACACCGCCTTCGACGGCACCCCCGCCACCCCCGAACTCCTCGCCCAGGTCGAGGCGCTGCCCCCGGCGACCGACACCCCCGGGATCGACGAGGCCCGCGCGGTCGCGCCGGAGGAGTCGTACGGCCTGAGGCGGCTGCTGCGCGGCTTCGGGCTGCCGCTGCTGATCAGCCTGGGCCTGGTCGCGGTCGACGCGGGCATGGGCCTGCTGCTGCCCGTGCTGATCCGGCACGGCATCGACCAGGGCGTCTCGCAGGCGGCCCTGGGTGCGGTCTGGGCCGCGTCGCTGCTGGGGCTGCTCGCGGTTCTCGCCCAGTGGGCGGCCCAGATCGGCGAGATGCGCATGACCGGCCGCACCGGCGAACGCGTCCTCTACTCCCTCCGCCTGAAGATCTTCGCCCAGCTCCAGCGCCTCGGACTCGACTACTACGAGCGGGAGCTGACGGGCCGGATCATGACGAGGATGACGACGGACGTCGACGCTCTCTCGACGTTCCTCCAGACCGGCCTGGTCACGGCCTTCGTCTCCGTCGTCACCTTCTTCGGCATCATGGTCGCCCTGGTCGTGATCGACGTACAGCTCGCCCTCGTCGTCTTCGCCACGCTCCCGCCGCTGATCGTCTGCACGGTCTTCTTCCGCCGGGCCAGCGTGAAGGCGTACGAACTCGCCCGTGAGCGGGTGTCCGTGGTGAACGCGGACCTCCAGGAGTCGGTGTCCGGGCTGCGGATCGTGCAGGCGTTCCGCCGTGAGCGCGACGGCGGCCGGCGGTTCGCGGCCGGCAGCGACAGCTACCGCCAGGCCCGTGTCCACGGCCAGTGGCTGATCTCCCTCTACTTCCCGTTCGTCCAGTTCCTCTCCTCGGCGGCAGCGGCGGCCGTCCTGGTCGTGGGCGCCCACCGCGTCGACGCGGGCACCCTCACCACCGGCGCCCTGGTGGCGTACCTCCTCTACATCGACCTCTTCTTCGCCCCCGTCCAGCAGCTCTCCCAGGTCTTCGACGGCTACCAGCAGGCCACCGTCTCCCTGGGCCGCATCCAGGAACTCCTCCAGGAGCCGACCTCGACGAAGGCCGCCGACGAGCCCCTCGAGGTGCTGTCGCTGCGCGGCGACATCGCCTTCGAGGACGTGGACTTCGCGTACGGGGACGACGAGGAGGCATTGAGCGGGGTCGCGTTGACGATCCCCGCCGGGCAGACCGTCGCCTTCGTCGGCGAGACCGGCGCCGGCAAGTCGACCCTCGTCAAACTCGTCGCCCGCTTCTACGACCCCACCGGCGGCCGGGTCACGGTCGACGGCACCGACCTGCGCGACCTCGACATCACGTCGTACCGCCACCGCCTGGGCGTCGTCCCGCAGGAGGCGTACCTCTTCCAGGGCACGATCCGGGACGCCATCGCCTACGGCCGCCCCGACGCCACCGACGCCCAGGTGGAGGCCGCCGCCCGTGCCGTCGGCGCCCACGACATGATCGCCACCCTGGAGGGCGGCTACCTCCACGAGGTCGCCGAACGAGGCCGCAACCTGTCCGCCGGACAGCGCCAGCTGATCGCCCTGGCACGCGCGGAGCTGGTGAACCCGGACATCCTGCTCCTCGACGAGGCGACGGCGGCCCTGGACCTGGCGACGGAGGCCCAGGTCAACCACGCCACCGACCGCCTCGCCGGCCGCCGCACGACCCTCGTCGTGGCCCACCGCCTCACCACCGCCGCCCGCGCCGACCGCGTCGTCGTCATGGACCACGGCCGCGTCACGGAGGACGGCACCCACGACGAACTCCTGGCCCGCGGCGGCCGGTACGCGGAGCTGTGGCGGACCTTCGTGGGCGAGCCGGTTCTGCGGCCGTAG
- a CDS encoding NAD-dependent epimerase/dehydratase family protein, with translation MADICVIGGTRFFGKLLVRRLLDDGHRVTVVNRGRAPDTFGDSVRRLRADLSVPGELAAAVAGERFDAVVHQMCYSPVTAVEAVEAFGERAGKYVLTSSMEVYNADTFRWKIPAPPMSAFAREKELDPAAYAYDTALPWHDPDFAGPNYGEGKRQAEAALTALAEVPVVLARVAHVVAAEDDFTERYGFHVDRVRAGRPIVAHARPGRTSLVHAPDAASFLAFAATTDITGAVNVASPDAADVYDVCAAVESALGLVPQVIEKEDAPGDPDLSPFSCPADFGMATDRAAALGHRCAPVSQWLPALARTVADQEGN, from the coding sequence ATGGCTGACATCTGCGTCATCGGCGGCACCCGGTTCTTCGGCAAGCTGCTCGTACGGCGACTGCTCGACGACGGTCACCGCGTCACCGTCGTCAACCGGGGCCGCGCCCCGGACACCTTCGGCGACTCGGTGCGCCGGCTCCGGGCCGACCTGTCCGTCCCCGGCGAACTGGCCGCCGCCGTCGCGGGGGAGCGGTTCGACGCCGTGGTGCACCAGATGTGCTACTCCCCGGTCACCGCGGTGGAGGCCGTCGAGGCGTTCGGCGAGCGGGCCGGGAAGTACGTGCTGACCAGCAGCATGGAGGTGTACAACGCGGACACGTTCCGCTGGAAGATCCCGGCCCCGCCGATGAGCGCCTTCGCCCGCGAGAAGGAGCTCGACCCGGCCGCGTACGCCTACGACACGGCCCTCCCGTGGCACGACCCCGACTTCGCGGGGCCCAACTACGGCGAGGGCAAGCGTCAGGCCGAGGCCGCGCTGACCGCCCTCGCCGAGGTGCCGGTGGTCCTGGCCAGGGTCGCCCACGTGGTGGCCGCGGAGGACGACTTCACCGAGCGGTACGGCTTCCACGTCGACCGGGTCCGGGCCGGCCGCCCGATCGTCGCGCACGCCCGCCCCGGCCGTACCTCCCTGGTCCACGCGCCGGACGCCGCGTCCTTCCTGGCCTTCGCCGCCACCACGGACATCACCGGCGCGGTCAATGTCGCCTCCCCCGACGCCGCCGACGTGTACGACGTCTGCGCGGCGGTGGAGAGCGCCCTCGGACTCGTGCCGCAGGTGATCGAGAAGGAGGACGCCCCCGGCGACCCCGACCTCTCCCCGTTCTCCTGCCCCGCCGACTTCGGCATGGCGACCGACCGGGCGGCGGCGCTCGGCCACCGCTGTGCTCCCGTGAGCCAGTGGCTGCCCGCGCTGGCCCGTACGGTCGCCGACCAGGAAGGAAACTGA
- a CDS encoding MFS transporter: MTIERRRALIGVNAGIFLAHIGNFIWFPVLVASLGGTDSGFWAGVVMCMTYVGRLAATFFYEGVAARIGIRGAVFAGTAMEAVALGLMGFGSGVVVYSALAFFIGLGSGTAFPGLKNILVSYPDDERPKAFSTFQMSAQVGLFGGALVGGLLADVNLRTLFSVVFAIFIGFCLASSAFIPRDGFGEPPAKEHKPLVSTAVFKGIEVRGATRYFLLSAVFWFLSIGFMVGIPLHMEEYASGWAPSSPFWITGLAVLILQYPLFKFLIKHLRPGAVMALGLAGMTVAFTAFGAGRTAPWVIVGCLTVVLGEILFVPSFDIWIARKVPADRLAKAMGAMHFFRSAGNMVGSLLAGILFDLALSWDVPGANWYIAAVIAAACGFICLFSKDDSATEEPADESAPEPAEAAAS; the protein is encoded by the coding sequence GTGACCATCGAACGCAGGCGGGCGCTGATCGGCGTGAACGCCGGCATCTTCCTCGCCCACATCGGGAACTTCATCTGGTTCCCCGTCCTCGTCGCCTCCCTCGGCGGCACCGACAGCGGCTTCTGGGCCGGTGTCGTGATGTGCATGACGTATGTCGGCCGTCTCGCCGCGACCTTCTTCTACGAGGGGGTCGCGGCCCGGATCGGCATCCGTGGCGCGGTGTTCGCGGGCACCGCCATGGAGGCGGTCGCGCTGGGCCTGATGGGCTTCGGCAGCGGCGTCGTCGTCTACTCCGCGCTCGCCTTCTTCATCGGCCTCGGCTCCGGCACCGCCTTCCCCGGCCTGAAGAACATCCTCGTCTCGTACCCCGACGACGAGCGCCCGAAGGCCTTCTCGACCTTCCAGATGTCCGCCCAGGTGGGCCTCTTCGGCGGCGCGCTGGTCGGCGGCCTGCTGGCGGACGTGAACCTGCGGACGCTGTTCTCCGTCGTCTTCGCCATCTTCATCGGCTTCTGCCTGGCGTCGTCGGCGTTCATCCCGAGGGACGGCTTCGGGGAGCCGCCCGCCAAGGAGCACAAGCCCCTGGTGAGCACGGCGGTCTTCAAGGGCATCGAGGTCCGCGGCGCCACCCGCTACTTCCTCCTCTCCGCCGTCTTCTGGTTCCTCTCCATCGGCTTCATGGTCGGCATCCCGCTGCACATGGAGGAGTACGCGTCGGGCTGGGCCCCCTCGTCCCCCTTCTGGATCACGGGCCTGGCCGTCCTGATCCTCCAGTACCCCCTGTTCAAGTTCCTGATCAAGCACCTGCGCCCCGGCGCGGTGATGGCGCTGGGCCTGGCCGGCATGACGGTCGCCTTCACGGCCTTCGGCGCGGGCCGCACGGCCCCCTGGGTGATCGTCGGCTGCCTGACGGTCGTCCTCGGCGAGATCCTCTTCGTCCCCTCCTTCGACATCTGGATCGCCCGCAAGGTCCCCGCCGACCGCCTGGCCAAGGCCATGGGTGCGATGCACTTCTTCCGCAGCGCCGGCAACATGGTCGGCTCCCTCCTGGCGGGCATCCTCTTCGACCTGGCCCTGTCGTGGGACGTGCCGGGTGCGAACTGGTACATCGCGGCGGTGATCGCCGCCGCGTGCGGGTTCATCTGCCTGTTCAGCAAGGACGACAGCGCCACGGAGGAGCCTGCGGACGAGTCCGCCCCGGAACCGGCCGAAGCCGCCGCGAGCTGA
- a CDS encoding hydrolase: MTEAVRGQDARRQAERGEEGPVTLHGVAVPALDPEALYDVTTENGVFTAFTKTGPRQGGEHELWPGYTETHAHVSLPANWDDTVEDPRIVALQYLYHGVTHVVDMFGFPLAADAWAAGRAASPWPYPEITHCGYAVTATTDAAGRTGHGVEFPAPVYMLAVESDLDHALRANAERGGTFLKVMFTDGTEQPGSPVRFSRLSERVLRFTARMAAERGVTAVIDCNTLQETRWAYECGFRLFAHTVRDRTLDEADWKEFEGARFVSTLAGLRPMIMTGEEFLAEYGREGFAETQDVRNLDFVKGIEKPYGIEYGVQETRTAALADMRRNAVAALARGDLLVGTDSGNTGAYHGYSLLSELDLLRGDDASLEAMLRHQATVGGRRYFDELSGRATGAHPLSVGATATYNVLHASTPDRPLSALPVRTVVRGTEIDRPALARAIAALRATHAVTDPKGLAA, from the coding sequence ATGACCGAGGCCGTACGCGGCCAGGACGCACGCCGTCAGGCCGAACGCGGTGAGGAGGGACCGGTCACCCTGCACGGGGTGGCCGTCCCGGCCCTCGACCCCGAGGCGCTGTACGACGTCACGACGGAGAACGGCGTCTTCACCGCCTTCACGAAGACCGGCCCCCGGCAGGGCGGCGAGCACGAGCTCTGGCCCGGCTACACCGAGACCCACGCCCATGTCTCGCTCCCCGCGAACTGGGACGACACGGTCGAGGACCCCCGGATCGTGGCCCTCCAGTACCTCTACCACGGGGTCACCCACGTGGTGGACATGTTCGGTTTCCCGCTGGCCGCCGACGCCTGGGCGGCCGGCCGGGCGGCCTCCCCGTGGCCGTACCCCGAGATCACGCACTGCGGCTACGCGGTGACGGCGACGACCGACGCCGCCGGCCGCACCGGCCACGGCGTCGAGTTCCCGGCCCCGGTGTACATGCTGGCCGTGGAGTCCGACCTGGACCACGCCCTGCGCGCCAACGCCGAACGCGGCGGCACCTTCCTGAAGGTGATGTTCACCGACGGCACGGAACAGCCGGGCAGCCCGGTCAGGTTCTCCCGCCTCTCCGAGCGGGTGCTGCGCTTCACCGCCCGGATGGCGGCCGAGCGCGGCGTCACGGCGGTCATCGACTGCAACACCCTCCAGGAGACCCGCTGGGCGTACGAGTGCGGCTTCCGCCTCTTCGCCCACACCGTGCGCGACCGCACCCTCGACGAGGCCGACTGGAAGGAGTTCGAGGGCGCGCGCTTCGTCTCGACGCTCGCCGGGCTCCGGCCGATGATCATGACGGGGGAGGAGTTCCTCGCCGAGTACGGCCGCGAGGGCTTCGCCGAGACCCAGGACGTCCGCAACCTCGACTTCGTCAAGGGCATCGAGAAGCCCTACGGCATCGAGTACGGCGTCCAGGAGACCCGCACCGCCGCCCTCGCCGACATGCGCCGCAACGCCGTCGCGGCGCTGGCCCGCGGCGACCTCCTGGTCGGCACCGACTCGGGCAACACCGGCGCGTACCACGGCTATTCGCTGCTCAGCGAGCTGGACCTGCTGCGCGGCGACGACGCGTCACTGGAGGCGATGCTGCGCCACCAGGCCACGGTCGGCGGCCGCCGCTACTTCGACGAGCTGAGCGGCCGGGCGACCGGGGCGCACCCGCTGAGCGTCGGCGCCACCGCCACGTACAACGTGCTGCACGCGTCCACCCCCGACCGCCCGCTGTCGGCCCTGCCTGTCAGGACGGTCGTCCGGGGCACGGAGATCGACCGCCCGGCGCTCGCCCGGGCGATAGCGGCGCTGCGCGCCACCCATGCTGTGACTGATCCGAAGGGACTGGCCGCGTGA
- a CDS encoding S28 family serine protease, producing MRKALGWVLSLVVLIGTLSTAGAANAAGSDTADIKDRLLAIPGVSLIEEKPYPGYRFFVLNFTQPVDHRNPAKGTFQQRVTMLHKDTSRPTVFYTGGYNVSTAPGRREPTQIVDGNQVSMEYRFFNPSRPDPADWSKLDIWQAASDQHRIFKALKKIYGQKWISTGGSKGGMTATYYERFYPKDMDGVVAYVAPNDVVNKEDSAYDRFFAKVGTEECRDRLNAVQREALVRREPLKKKYAEVAAAEGYTFDTVGSLDKAYEAVVLDYVWGFWQYSLLADCDSDAIPKDAESATDDEIWTSIDTISGFSFYTDQGLEPYTPYFYQAGTQLGAPTIRFPHIEKKYIRYGYQPPRNFVPRDIKMRFQPYAMRDVDTWVRNNAHQMLFVYGENDPWGAEPFHLGKKARDSYIFTAPGANHGANVSRLVDSEKALATARILEWAGVASATVQEDPSKARPLAKFDNKLDKRDVEREPALRP from the coding sequence ATGCGCAAAGCACTCGGATGGGTGCTGTCGCTCGTGGTGCTCATAGGCACGTTGAGCACGGCGGGGGCGGCCAACGCCGCGGGGTCGGACACCGCTGACATCAAGGACCGACTGCTCGCGATACCGGGCGTGAGCCTGATCGAGGAGAAGCCGTACCCGGGTTACCGCTTCTTCGTCCTCAACTTCACCCAGCCGGTGGACCACCGGAACCCGGCGAAGGGCACGTTCCAGCAGCGGGTCACCATGCTGCACAAGGACACCAGCCGCCCGACGGTCTTCTACACCGGCGGATACAACGTCTCCACGGCCCCCGGCCGCCGCGAGCCCACGCAGATCGTGGACGGTAACCAGGTGTCGATGGAGTACCGCTTCTTCAACCCCTCCCGCCCCGACCCGGCCGACTGGTCCAAGCTGGACATCTGGCAGGCGGCCAGCGACCAGCACCGGATCTTCAAGGCGCTGAAGAAGATCTACGGCCAGAAGTGGATCTCGACCGGTGGGTCGAAGGGCGGCATGACCGCCACCTACTACGAGCGCTTCTACCCGAAGGACATGGACGGCGTCGTCGCGTACGTCGCCCCCAACGACGTGGTGAACAAGGAGGACTCGGCGTACGACCGGTTCTTCGCGAAGGTCGGCACCGAGGAGTGCCGCGACCGGCTGAACGCCGTGCAGCGCGAGGCGCTGGTACGCCGTGAGCCGCTGAAGAAGAAGTACGCGGAGGTCGCCGCCGCCGAGGGCTACACCTTCGACACCGTCGGCAGCCTCGACAAGGCGTACGAGGCGGTCGTCCTCGACTACGTGTGGGGCTTCTGGCAGTACAGCCTGCTCGCCGACTGCGACAGCGACGCCATCCCGAAGGACGCCGAGTCCGCGACGGACGACGAGATCTGGACGTCCATCGACACGATCTCCGGCTTCTCCTTCTACACCGACCAGGGCCTGGAGCCGTACACGCCGTACTTCTACCAGGCCGGTACGCAGCTGGGCGCGCCCACGATCCGGTTCCCGCACATCGAGAAGAAGTACATCCGCTACGGCTACCAGCCGCCCCGGAACTTCGTCCCGCGCGACATCAAGATGAGGTTCCAGCCGTACGCCATGCGGGACGTCGACACGTGGGTCCGTAACAACGCCCACCAGATGCTCTTCGTGTACGGCGAGAACGACCCGTGGGGTGCTGAGCCGTTCCACCTGGGCAAGAAGGCCCGCGACTCGTACATCTTCACGGCGCCCGGCGCCAACCACGGTGCCAACGTCTCCCGTCTCGTCGACTCCGAGAAGGCGCTGGCCACCGCCCGCATCCTGGAGTGGGCGGGCGTCGCCTCCGCGACGGTCCAGGAGGACCCGAGCAAGGCCAGGCCGCTGGCGAAGTTCGACAACAAGCTCGACAAGCGTGACGTCGAGCGAGAGCCCGCGCTGCGGCCGTAA